In Kutzneria kofuensis, the DNA window AGGCCATGCGCCGGATCGAATATCCACATCAACACCAGGGTGTCCAGGCCAGCTAGTGCCGAGATGACCACGACATTGAGTAGTGCCGCACCCGCAGCCCGACCGATCCTGTGCAGCAGATCAGGGAACACAATCGACGCCAGGCCGATGAGCGGACCAGCCAGAACCACCATTCTCAACAACACCTGGGCCATCAAAATTGCAGCTTTGGCCAACAGCTGGAACAGCGAGAAGCTCAGCGCCTGAAAGAGCGCAAGGAAGCCGTCGCCAATACGACTCCCGTCACTACCGTCGAAGTATCCGGTGGCATTTCCTAGCTTGCCGCGAATATCAACGTACTGCTGTTTCTTGGCGTTGCTGTTGTTAGGATCGGCATCCTTGCCCTGGTTCTTCTCGTTGATGCTGAACGCCTGAGCCGCGACCAGGTCCTTGCCGAACTGACTCGCCTGCGGCGCATCCGGAGAGCCAAACTCTCCACGCAGCCAGTTGCGGTAGACAACATTCGTATGGAGCATGGTCGGCAACGCGTTCGTGCTGTTACCAAGGCCAACCTCACTTAGGAAGCCCGCCTGGATCTCGGACGTGCCGAAGATGAGGACCTTGTCCAGCACCTCGGTATATACCAATGGCGTCAGGTATGCGGCAGACGCCAGCCAGAGACCGGCAAGCGCCCAGAGCGTGCGTCTACTGATCGCAGCAAGGTCTCCGCGCCAGACCTGTCTGAAAAGCAAGATACCGAGAGCCAGTGCCGCCAGCGCGAGTAGTGGTGCGAAAACGCCATTATACAGTGCCTTGGTTCCACTGGCCACCAGATTGTCGAGCGGACCGACCAACAGATTGCCGGTAATGACGTAGTGCAGCCCGTTGGTCGCGGCGACTATGACCTTGGAAACATTGAAGAGCTGGTTCCCGAACCATGTGTCGATCTGCGTGTTCGAGCTCGTGATCGAGCTGATCGAGCCACAGTTCGGATCATAAGTATGCCAGGTGAGCCCCGCATACCGATAATCGTAGTAGATCGAGCCGTTCTCGCCGTGCACACCAAGCTCATTGGACGGATCCAATGCGCCAACCAGTCCCAGGTCGGGGCGCTCCGGGTTGGGGGCGCAGTCGGTCGGTGCGGCCATGGCGGGCGAGCCGATGAGGGCCTGCATCGCCAGCAGCGCGCCGACCACGAACACGGCGCGACCGCGTCTGGCACGACCGAGCAGACGCCACGTCAGCACGGAGACCGTGGCGAGTGAGAGGACGACCAGCAGGGCGGTCATTCCTCCTGGCTCCTCTGGTGCGGCGGCACCTTGACCAGGGCCTCGCGGGGCAGGTCGGACGGGGCCGGCGGCAGCTCGGCGGCGTCGTCGATGAGGCCGACCTCCAACTCGGCGGCAAGGTCGTCGTCGTAGGAGTCGTAGTCGATCGCGGCGACGCCCTCGGCGGGCAGACCGCTGTCCAGCCCCTCGGGCGATGGCACGGCGGGCAGCTCGGCGGGGGCACGGACGGAGTCGCGCTGGGCGTCCGGCGTGGTGTCCATGGCCTTGCGCAGCTGGTCGAGGTGCGGCCCGGAGAAGTCGATCCGGATCCGCTCGACACCGCCGGCGCCGTCACCGAAGACGAACTGCCGCGGGGCGGTGTCGCGCTCGGTGCCGGTGCGGTGCGCGCCGGGCCGGCGGCCGAGGCTGGCGATGACCTGCTCGTACCCGGCGCCGACGGGCACCTTGAGCAGGCGTAGCGCGTCGGCCTGGGCCTCGTCGTCGTCGAGCCGGCCGACGAAGACCGAGTCGAGCAGCGCCACGAAGCCCTGGATCTTGAGGAAGTCGGCCGGGATCTGGCTGGACAACATGACCCGGACGTTCCACTTCCGGGAGTCACGGGCGAACCGGTTCATCAGCACCCGGCCGGTCGGCACCTCGGACAGGAAGAACGCCTCGTCGATCCAGACGCCCTTGCGCATGTCCTTGGGCCGCTCGTAGACGGACCGCTGGGTGAGCCACGCCGCCAGGTTGAGCATCTCGACGCCCAGCGCCTCGGCGTCGGTCCAGTGCTCGCGGCCGACACCGTCCTTGGGCAGGGTCAGCCCGGCCATGGTGAGCACGGTGAGCCGGTCGTCGCGGACCTCCGAGTACGGGTCGGCGCCGAATTCGGGGATCAGCAGCGACATGCGCTCGCGCATCTCGTCGAGGAAGTCGGCGACGACGACGGCGTGCTCATGGTGCTCGCTGGCGTCCCGCCGCAGCGCGTCGAACACCAGCCCGGGGTGCGCGTCGGGACGGCCGCCGACCATGCGGACGGCACGCAGCAGCACGATCCGGGTCTGTGGCAGCCGAGCGACCTCGTACGGCAGCAGACCGGACAGCACGTCCAGCACGAGCCGCCGCCGGGTGGCCGCGGCGAGCGCCTTCTCCCGACGCCAGGCGCGCTCGGGGTCCTCCTCGTCCAGGAAGTGCTCGAGCAGCGGCTCGGCGACGACCCGGTACGGGTTGAGGATGCCGGGCTGCGCGTTGAGCAGGTTGATCGGACGCGCGTACGGCTTCAACTCCGGAAGCTCGCACAGCGCCGCCAGCGGCCCGGACGGGTCGAGCAGCGTCCAGTACGCGCCGGAACGCAGCGTCTTGTAGACGATGCCGCCGCCGAGGAACGACTTACCGCCACCGAGGCCGGCGACCATCGCGGTCAAGCCGGACCCGTCGCGGACCTCTTGCGCCATCCACGGGTCCCACGCCACCGGGCGCCGGGTCGCGGTGCAGGTCTCGCCGAGCAGGATGCCGCGCCGGTCGCCGACCTCGGCGGTCGCGGTCGGCACGGCGGACGCCGCCCACACCACGGAGCCGCGCCGCAGGTAGGCGGCGGAGGCGAGCGGCTCGCCGGGGATGAACTCCCGGGCCATCGCGTATTGGGCCTCGGGGTGCTCGATGGCGACCTTCGGCTTGTACAGCTCGAGCAGGCTCTGCGCGAGCCGCAGCGCCTCGCGCTGGCTGGAGCCGGACACGGCCAGCCGCCACCAGGAGCGCACGCGGGTGCCCAGCGCGGTGAAGCCGGATGTCATCTCGTCGTCGATCTCGAGCACCCGGCCGGCCTGCCGGACCAGGGACTGCGGCGGCTCGAGGTCGTGCTCGTCGGTGTAGTGCCGGACCTGGGAGCGGACCTTGTTCATCTGACGCTGCAACTCGCCGCCGACCTCCTCGGGCCGGCGGACGTAGATGCGGGCCGACCACTCCACGGACGCCGGCAGGCGGTCGGAGCGTTGCACCCACGGGTCGTCGATCTCGGGGATCTGCAGGCCGTGCATGGGGCCGACGGTGAGCACGCAGACGTGCCGCCCGACGCCGGCGTTCGACCCGGTGCGGCCGCGCACGGTGACGGTCGGCGAGTACGGCTCCTGGTAGAAGTCGGCAGCGTCGGTGAAGCTGGCCAGGTCCTCCGGTTCCCACGTGTCGGTGGGCACCGCCGGCATGTTGCGCGGCGCGGGCAGCCCCAGCGAGCACGACCGGTGCATCAGCCAGGACATCTCGTTCGCGGTGACCGGTCGGCCCTCCAGGCCGGCGGAGCCGATCACCTGGTCGAGGTACTCGACCTCGCTGTCCAGGGCGACCAGCTCGGCGTCGACGGCCGCGGGGAAGACGCGGCGAAGCACGGGCGCGGCGCGCTCGACCGCCCGGTCGACGACGTTGCGGGTCTGCACCTGGACGCCCAGGTAGACCTCCTTCTCCGCCATGGACCGGCCCATCAGCTGCTGCTGCTCGCCGATCATGTAGTCGTCGAAGGACAGCCCGCCGGGCGCGTCGGGCAGCCGGTTCAGCGCGTTGTGCACGTGCGCCTCGGCCCACATCCGGATCGGGTACGGCCGGGTGGTGACACGCAGGTGCATCCAGCGCCCCTGCAGCTCGGCGTACTGACCGGCGATGGCCGCGATCAGGTCCTGGCGTTGCGAGTCGGACCGGAACGACCAGCGCTGCGGCGCGAGCCGGTACCAGGCGTAGACGTCCTGGCCGGTGCGCACGAGGTGGCCGTCGATGCTGCGGACGGCGATGCTCGGGGTGTAGCTCGGGATCGCCTGCTCACCGGGGAGCCGTCGCCCTCGTGTGCTGTACGCCCGCCTGTCGACCGGTAGCTCGGCGGCAGCATGCTGCGCCACGTGCCGCACCGAGCGGCTGTCACGGTCTCGCCGGCGTCCGAACACCGCGAACCTCCCTGGTACGACTTGCTGCCTGCCGACGTGGTTGCTGGGTGTGCCGGCTGGGTGAGTTCTCCGCCGGCGGCAGTTGCCGCCGGCCCTGCTTGGCGGCCGGCCGCCGGCCGCTGACCTTGATCCGGGTGGCGGTGACCGCGCCGCCCTTGCCGGTGGTGACCTGTCTCGGGGCGGTCAGCTCCCGCACCCACATCGTCACCACGGCGCCGAGCGGGCGCTCGTGGCTGATCCGCGAGCC includes these proteins:
- a CDS encoding ATP-binding protein, whose translation is MFGRRRDRDSRSVRHVAQHAAAELPVDRRAYSTRGRRLPGEQAIPSYTPSIAVRSIDGHLVRTGQDVYAWYRLAPQRWSFRSDSQRQDLIAAIAGQYAELQGRWMHLRVTTRPYPIRMWAEAHVHNALNRLPDAPGGLSFDDYMIGEQQQLMGRSMAEKEVYLGVQVQTRNVVDRAVERAAPVLRRVFPAAVDAELVALDSEVEYLDQVIGSAGLEGRPVTANEMSWLMHRSCSLGLPAPRNMPAVPTDTWEPEDLASFTDAADFYQEPYSPTVTVRGRTGSNAGVGRHVCVLTVGPMHGLQIPEIDDPWVQRSDRLPASVEWSARIYVRRPEEVGGELQRQMNKVRSQVRHYTDEHDLEPPQSLVRQAGRVLEIDDEMTSGFTALGTRVRSWWRLAVSGSSQREALRLAQSLLELYKPKVAIEHPEAQYAMAREFIPGEPLASAAYLRRGSVVWAASAVPTATAEVGDRRGILLGETCTATRRPVAWDPWMAQEVRDGSGLTAMVAGLGGGKSFLGGGIVYKTLRSGAYWTLLDPSGPLAALCELPELKPYARPINLLNAQPGILNPYRVVAEPLLEHFLDEEDPERAWRREKALAAATRRRLVLDVLSGLLPYEVARLPQTRIVLLRAVRMVGGRPDAHPGLVFDALRRDASEHHEHAVVVADFLDEMRERMSLLIPEFGADPYSEVRDDRLTVLTMAGLTLPKDGVGREHWTDAEALGVEMLNLAAWLTQRSVYERPKDMRKGVWIDEAFFLSEVPTGRVLMNRFARDSRKWNVRVMLSSQIPADFLKIQGFVALLDSVFVGRLDDDEAQADALRLLKVPVGAGYEQVIASLGRRPGAHRTGTERDTAPRQFVFGDGAGGVERIRIDFSGPHLDQLRKAMDTTPDAQRDSVRAPAELPAVPSPEGLDSGLPAEGVAAIDYDSYDDDLAAELEVGLIDDAAELPPAPSDLPREALVKVPPHQRSQEE